The DNA region TCAAAGACGCCCTTCAGCGTTTCCGCAAAGGAAGGGGCATCGTCGCGATTATGGAGCGGGGAGATGCTGGTCAGGGTTCCTGCGGTGCCCGGCAGCACAGTGTTCAACCGAATATCCACGGCTCATCCCCTCCTTATGCGTTCCTGCCGATGTCCAGGGTGCGCAGCGCCATCTGTTTGGCTGCGTTCATGGCAGTGACGTTCGCCTCGTAGGCGCGGGTGGCGGTAATCATATCTACCATTTCGGTGACCACGTTCACGTTGGGCATCAGCACATAGCCGTCGGCTTCAGCGTCGGGATGTCCGGGGTTGTACACCCGCTGTGAAGGGGACGTATCCTCCGCAATGGCTGCGACGCGCACGCCGCCTCTTCCCATCCGAGAGGCATTCTGAATGCCCAGCAGGTCGGCAAAGCCGACGGGGCGTTCCTCCAG from Bacillota bacterium includes:
- the flgC gene encoding flagellar basal body rod protein FlgC; amino-acid sequence: MSLFNSLRISASGLTAERLRLDVIADNLANVNTTRTAAGGPYRRKVAVLEERPVGFADLLGIQNASRMGRGGVRVAAIAEDTSPSQRVYNPGHPDAEADGYVLMPNVNVVTEMVDMITATRAYEANVTAMNAAKQMALRTLDIGRNA